Proteins encoded together in one Anopheles darlingi chromosome 3, idAnoDarlMG_H_01, whole genome shotgun sequence window:
- the LOC125953835 gene encoding solute carrier family 25 member 35-like codes for MDFVLGGASSMCAVVFTNPLDVLKTRQQLEGELMARKNLTERSYNGLRQSFLTVIRTDGWRGLQKGLSAALMYQFTMNSVRLGTYQTAENLGWTRSTNNPALTPLLTLFWGGVSGLACATASCPVYVVKTQLQAVTSGTYTARYQHHHRGTVAAFVNIYRQSGIRGMFRGNTATLARLGIGSSAQMCSFSACKDWLHRYETFQQSRVLTALASSTVAGFFTSVLMSPCDVATTRMTNQAVSANGRGLLYRNIFDCFVKIYRSEGVHGFYKGFVPMYLRVAPHTMLNLTFWEFFKGLHEHYLANQQQQQQQHQRH; via the exons ATGGATTTCGTGCTCGGTGGTGCGTCGTCGATGTGCGCCGTAGTCTTCACGAATCCGCTCGATGTGCTCAAGACACGCCAGCAGCTCGAAGGTGAGCTGATGGCCCGCAAGAATCTCACCGAGCGCTCCTACAACGGACTCCGGCAATCGTTTCTCACCGTCATCCGCACCGATGGATGGCGCGGTCTGCAGAAGGGTCTATCGGCCGCCCTTATGTACCAGTTTACGATGAACAGTGTACGGCTGGGGACGTACCAGACGGCGGAGAATCTCGGTTGGACACGCAGCACCAACAATCCGGCCCTAACGCCACTGCTGACGCTGTTCTGGGGCGGAGTGTCCGGGCTGGCATGCGCGACAGCCTCCTGTCCGGTGTATGTAGTGAAGACACAGTTGCAGGCCGTCACTTCCGGGACGTACACGGCACGGtatcagcaccatcatcgtggtaCCGTGGCGGCCTTCGTCAACATTTACCGCCAGAGTGGCATCCGGGGAATGTTCCGCGGGAATACGGCCACACTGGCCCGTCTTGGCATCGGTTCGTCCGCTCAGATGTGTTCGTTCAGTGCGTGCAAGGATTGGTTGCATCGCTACGAAACGTTCCAGCAGTCCCGGGTCCTGACGGCcctggccagcagcaccgtggcCGGTTTCTTCACCAGTGTCCTGATGTCACCGTGCGATGTGGCCACAACACGTATGACCAaccaag CCGTCTCCGCTAATGGCCGCGGTCTGCTGTATCGGAAcattttcgattgtttcgtgaAGATCTATCGCTCGGAGGGTGTCCATGGGTTCTACAAGGGCTTTGTGCCGATGTATCTGCGCGTCGCTCCACACACCATGCTCAATCTGACTTTCTGGGAGTTTTTCAAGGGATTGCACGAACATTATCTggccaaccaacagcagcaacagcagcagcatcagcgacaCTGA